The Desulfovibrio fairfieldensis sequence GGCGCACGTGAGACTCCGGTTTTCATTGATTCTTAAAAATGCAATGAGTACCCACCGAAGCGCCAAATAGAGAGGCCCAGGTCATTTAAGACCTGGGCCTCTCTATTTCTTCGTGATCGGGAAGCTTGCTCAGCAATATTTAAATTTTATTGCTTATTTTGTGCATTTCCTGCACATAGAGTTCTTGCTACCAGTGGTTCTCCTGAACCAGAGGCGTAGCATTCTGAGGGTTGGGGCTCTTCAGGGCTCTCAGTGTGAAATAAGATTTGCAGCGCGGGCATCGGAATTCCATGTCAAGGGCAAAACCTTTTGCCAGCATTTTTCCGCACTTGGGACAACGAACCTCGGGTAACTCCTTGTTCTCCATTTCTTCCGCACGTAGTTGCGCCCGAAAGATTCCCCCTATATCATGGTTGCGCCCACACCAAGGGCAACCGTAGGCGGTAATCCGTCACGGCGTTCGCACACGTCGTGTCGGGCCGTTGTCCGGAGCGCCAACTCCGGGCAGGTGGGGGCGCCTGTCGCCCCCGCCACTACGCCAGTCTGTCCGATCAGAGCAGTCTGTTGCTCACATCCCTGCTTAAAGCCTGATACTCCTCCAATACGAACTCTCTGATCGTTTTTCCTGCGGGGAGGCTCAGTTCTCCACGCAGCACGCACAGAATTTTTTCCCCAAGGCTGGGAATGACGCCGGCAAGACTACAAAGAAAGGGATCACCTGCAGCCTTATAGCGCCTCAAAAGCCGCTCCCAGTCTTTCTCGCCGGTTTGTTCCGCGCGATAAGCATATGTGATTACACTGTTTAACAGCTTGGTATATTTGATGCCGTCCACTTTTGTGAATGTGGGCCGGAAGCCAGGGCTTTCCAGCTTAGCTTTTAGGGCGATGCCGGCACGGACATCAATAACGTAGCGAAAATATTCATGCAGGCGCCAACCGATCAGTTTTCTTACCTGGGCGGTGTCCGGCACAGTCCACGTGCATGTCCCGGGCCTGAAAGACGGCTTTCCTCCAGGACTTGTCGCCAGCGAGTCAAAAAGGGTCTTGAAGCGATAGTTGATCCGGTTTTTAAAGGCCAACAGCTGCACACTTTGTCCGTTTCTCGACCCACTCGTGGCATAGACGATGGTAATGTCAGCGCCGGAGCAGCCGAGAAGCGCACACAAGCGATTCGTAATTTTTCGCCACGTTGCGGCCGCGAATGCATCCTTCATTTTTTGAAGATCGACTTCCTTTTGTTCATATGCCGCCAAATCAACCCAGATAGGATTGTTCTCTGAAGAAATCTCCTCAGGAACGGGCAGCATTGCTCTGTCCTTGTTGGGCGCGACCAAAGGGCGGCCTTTTTCCCTTTTGAACCTGCGCAGGTCCGCCTTCAATTTTTTTCTTCTCTCCTGAAGACGGTGGAGATTCGCCTGGACGGTCTTGAGGTCATCCTCAA is a genomic window containing:
- a CDS encoding Com family DNA-binding transcriptional regulator encodes the protein MENKELPEVRCPKCGKMLAKGFALDMEFRCPRCKSYFTLRALKSPNPQNATPLVQENHW